The DNA segment GATGAGGTGGATGACGAAACAAAGGAAAAGATCAAAGGCATGGTAGAAGAACTTCGCGGTATGTTGGATAGTGCCAGCCCCGAGGAACTCAAGAGCAAATCCGAGGCTCTTTCTAAGGAGCTGCAAAAGATTGGAGAAGCGATTTATGGTTCGACAAGCTCACCACAGGGTGGTGAGCAAGCTAGTCCGGGTGGGGTTCAACCGGATGAGGAGGGAAGAATGTCCGGCGGTGATGAGAAGAAAGACGAAGACGAAGATGTTAAGGAAGGTGAAGTTGTAGACGAGTAATGAAAGATGCAATTGTCGGGGCGTGCGGTATTTGCTGCAGCGCTTGCGAGTTACATGAAAAACTTGGGTGTTTTTGTAGTTCCGGAACAGAAAAACGAGCAAAAGAGAAAGTAGAATCCAATTGGAATGGTAAAGGTGTCTTGTGTTTGGTTTGCAAATGCGCTGTGGAGCGTGGAGTTTCCTATTGTCCTCGAGACTGTGAAGATTTCCCTTGCGAGAAATTCAGAGAATGGGACTTTCCTTATGGTGAGGCTTATTTAGATATGCACAAGCGCCGACGTGAGGAGGCTGAATCGGGAGAGAAGTAAAGAGGAGTGGATCCCTCGACTTTGCTCAGGATTAGTTCGACTTGCGAAAAGTTCTGCTTCCGACAAATCGGAACCGAACTTTTTGAGTCTCACTAAATTTATCAATTGATAAAGGGCGCTCCTCGCCCTTTTTTTGTATACTTAACTCATGGTTACAATCATCTTCGAATCGCACGGGACAACTTTTGATAATGAGAACGAGATTTCTTCCGGGCACGCGAATATTTAGTTATTTTCCCCCAACAAAAACTTTTACGTTGAAATTTTGCGGAACAATATATTGGCACGGCGACCCTGCCTTTTTGGTGGACAAGCGTCGTGCGTTTATGTTGGTTTTTTTATATTATAAGCTTCCAAAATTTTGCAATTGTTGGTAGAATTAATTTGTAGGCAGGTACTTAGAAGAGATTTGGAAAGGAGGTTAGCCCGTGGGTATTGAAGGAAATGCAAATGTTTCGTGTGGGGTTATTGTCTCGCGGGGTGAACCCCGTATAGAAGAGTGGGAAGCCCTTTTTCTTGAAAGAGAGAATGGCAAGTTTTGTTTCCCTAGTGGGCATTGGGAGGTTGGAGAAGATTTACCGGCGTGTGCGGCAAGGGAATTCTGTGAGGAGACGGGATATGAAGTGGCGCTCTTGGGTACGGTTGGAATATATACTCTCGAGCCCAAAACTGGTGGGGTCCCCTCACTAGGGGTAGTTTACTACGGTGTGCTGGGTGAGAAAGTAGGCGAACCGGAGGGCGGGCTGTGCTGGTTGGGTACTAAAGATATGCTTCTGATGCACGCTCTAAGACACGGTCTTTTTCTGCCGTGGCTGCACTTACTTGGCTTTTTCGAAAGCTGTGCCCGCTATCCAGCGTTTTTGCCTCTGGACATCTTTTCCTCAGGTAACCTTCCCCGCAATGAGCGGGAGATTGTTTGATAAAATCACTTTAAGATCCGTAACCCGGCGCTTATTTCGAGGACCGTCGGGTTCTTTCTTTTTTGTGATATAATTTTTCCAATGAACATCGTTGCTTTTTTGTTTATACTTCTTGTTCGTGGGTTGGCGGTTTTTACTGCTTCTTATGTTATACCGGGTGTGGAGATAGCCTCTTTTGGGGTGGCAGTGATTACGGCGATTGTTCTTGGGGTTCTCAATACTTTTCTCCGTCCGATTTTGATTTTCCTCACCTTACCTGTAAATATTTTAACTTTGGGGCTTTTTACCTTGGTTATAAATATTTTAATTATTTTGCTTACTAGCAGGCTGGTTCCAGAGTTTAGTGTTTCTGGCTTGCTGCCCGCGTTAGTTTTTAGTATTATGTTGGTACTTACCAATTGGTTTCTGAGTTTACTCGTCTAGTTATGGGTTCCAAAGAACACGGATTTTCACTTATTCCAATAATAATCATTGCCCTGGTTTTGGTTGGTGGGGTAGCCTTTGCGGTTAATTATATTGTGAGTACAGAGAAGGTCGCGGAAATCCCTAAAGAAGAAACGACGGTCACGGAAGAAGAAGAAGCAGCAGCAGCAGAAGAAGCAGGAGCAGAAAGAGAAGAAGAGGTAAAAAACCCGCGAGAAGTAGTTGAAGAATTTTACACTTGGTATATTTCTAATGAGGGCCGCCCTCTTTCCAGTGGGGCATATAAGGAAAGCCCTTACCTAGCTCCCAGTTTCAAAGAATATTTGGATGGCGGTTACGGTCGTGGGGCGGATCTTATTCTTTGTGCGCAAGATATTCCACCAAGTTTTGAGGTGGAAGATGTTTCTATTTCGGGTAACACTGCGCGGGTTAATCTAAGACAAGCTTTTGGACCTAGCGGGAGGATTGTGCCGGTTGAACTTGAAAAGGTGGAAGGTGAATGGCTTATTTCCGATGTCCTTTGTGCCGATGTTGAAGATGTAGAGTAGGAAACCGGATAAATAAGAACTGTTATTTTGTACTACCCCAATTAAGAGAAGATCCCGAAGGGGTGAGCACAAATTGGACTGCAAAAGATGTAATTTTTGCCATTAACAGTGATCCCGAAACCTTTTGTGAATGGATGCAAGTTAGCTGCACCGAAGAAACAACGTCTGCGACCCTACCCCCCTTTGAGGGGTAGTTTTTTTTATTAGCTATGAATTAGTTCCTACCTCCTTTGAAAATTTTTGGATAATCCCCTTACAAATTTCTTTTGTTTCCGAGCCTGATATCTCTGTTGACGCTCGGGCAATGAGTAACGCAAGATTGTAAAGTGCTTCGTAACTTAGTGTCAGATCGAGACCATGAACCAGTAAGAAAATGTGGGTTAGGAGAACTGCAATTCTTTTGTTTCCATTTTGGAACTGGTGGCTCCTTATTAATTAGTTGATTAAAATACGCTGCGGCAGCATCGAGTATTGTGGGATTTAGATGTTTCTTTTCGTAAGTTTGTCTAACTGAGTTAAGAATACTTTCAAGTTTTCCGGGAATCCTTGAATCAAAAGGGGGAATTGGCTCATCAAATTGGATGAGGTGGTTAAACTGTTCAAAAATATTTTTGGATATTTTTTTTGTCTTATAAACTTTGTAATTATCAGGTTTGTTGGTATAATCATTTTTACAATAGAAAGGAGACAGTGCCAAGCGGCCCGCGGGTTATCATATAAAATTCGTGTTGGCGAGTTCTCCGTTTATACATAAGGAGGGACGGCGATGTCCAGGCGCAAAAACTCGTATGCGAGTTTTGGTAAGGGGGTAGATACACTTGAATCGTGGAGCTTTGAGGAACTAAAAAGGGCGGTGCAACTACCCGAAGATTTGTTGGAATGGGAGTCAACACCGTACCGCAAGGATCAGGCAAAAAGAGTTTTGCTCGGTGCTGCGCGAGAGTTACGCCTTGCCGCTCTTCGCGTTATAGCTGAGCAGATGAGACATGTAGCCCGTCGCGGGAGCCCCTCTTGGGCTGGTAGTTCCTATTCCCCAGCTTTGCGCAACCGGGTACTCTTTTTATTGGAACAACTGTCCTCTGAGCAATTGCCACAGCCAACTGGGGGTCTGGTCTGGCAGCAAAGGTTCGCGATTGAGGAACTTGTTCTTAATGTGTTCGCTGATGAGTGTTTCGAAAGAACTCTGTACGGCGATAGCTTTGGTAGGGAATATTTTCATGTGTTTCAGCGGATTTGGGAATGTACGATAGCCTTGCCGGAGAAGCGCTATTCACCTACACGAGAGTTTGTTGAGCTGTACGATATGTTCTGGAGGAGATTTGTCGATAAAAGCAAAGCACCTCCTTTAGGTGCTCATATGGAAATGCTCCTTCGTAAGAGAGCTTACAGCAACACCTCAGAAGAGTTTTCGGAGGAGCTAAAAGAGTTCATTGACAGCGTGTGTGCGTGGTTAATTCGAGACGAAAAGAATGATGACCTGCTTCACTACATACGCCGTTATGGATTTTCGCAGACACGGCACGTACTCGAAAGACGTTTTTGGAAGATGCTCCTCAGGGCTGCGGAGCTGAGTGTGACAGATGACGAAGACCGCACTGCTTTTATGAAAATGCCTGTTCAGTGGGTATTCGGGAATACAGAGGCTTGTAAGCACATCTCTAACCGGGTGGTTACCTCGTGGTGTGTAATGACAAGCCGCTCCATTGATGGCGCTG comes from the Patescibacteria group bacterium genome and includes:
- a CDS encoding phage holin family protein — protein: MNIVAFLFILLVRGLAVFTASYVIPGVEIASFGVAVITAIVLGVLNTFLRPILIFLTLPVNILTLGLFTLVINILIILLTSRLVPEFSVSGLLPALVFSIMLVLTNWFLSLLV
- a CDS encoding NUDIX hydrolase — protein: MGIEGNANVSCGVIVSRGEPRIEEWEALFLERENGKFCFPSGHWEVGEDLPACAAREFCEETGYEVALLGTVGIYTLEPKTGGVPSLGVVYYGVLGEKVGEPEGGLCWLGTKDMLLMHALRHGLFLPWLHLLGFFESCARYPAFLPLDIFSSGNLPRNEREIV
- a CDS encoding DUF3828 domain-containing protein gives rise to the protein MGSKEHGFSLIPIIIIALVLVGGVAFAVNYIVSTEKVAEIPKEETTVTEEEEAAAAEEAGAEREEEVKNPREVVEEFYTWYISNEGRPLSSGAYKESPYLAPSFKEYLDGGYGRGADLILCAQDIPPSFEVEDVSISGNTARVNLRQAFGPSGRIVPVELEKVEGEWLISDVLCADVEDVE